One segment of Bombus pascuorum chromosome 6, iyBomPasc1.1, whole genome shotgun sequence DNA contains the following:
- the LOC132907883 gene encoding copper transport protein ATOX1 homolog, giving the protein MASQVHEFNVEMTCEGCATAVTNVLNKKEGINNVQVDLQGNKVSVTSALPSDEILQVIKKTGKSCQFLGIKK; this is encoded by the exons CGAATTTAATGTAGAAATGACATGTGAAGGATGTGCCACCGCTGTAACAAATGTACTTAATAAGAAGGAAG gtaTTAACAATGTGCAGGTAGATCTACAAGGAAACAAGGTGTCTGTAACATCTGCACTTCCTTCTGATGAAATATTACAAGTTATTAAGAAAACTGGAAAGTCATGTCAATTTttaggaataaaaaaataa
- the LOC132907872 gene encoding POC1 centriolar protein homolog A isoform X1, with the protein MIRTACDPTIEKHFKGHENTITSLCFHPETTQLVSSSSDKSIILWNLKESVRACRFLGHKDVVFDVTYAPSGEVIASASKDRSVRIWVPKITGQCLDFKAHSGAVRSVQFSPDGEKLITASDDKSVKLWMVCQRRFLMSFTCHTSWVRCARFSSDGRLIVSCSDDKTIKLWDVTSGQCIRTFNDVKAYSTHVEFHPSGSVIGSANIIGCVKLYDVRTASLYQHYATHKDSVNMIKFHPKGNFILTASDDSTMKVLDLLEGRPIYTLKGHANGTSVTSVTFSSNGEFFASGGTDHQLLMWKTNFDKDDVARKMSRHLVSPVKESESNMKEEKSHKDDDISGGEEEVESLHEKFDTINLKNGRLRCEVPDTGVLDGNIEYKVINMRNQRPFEEGRIVNISHLSKESPGTCSSKIVDALNEQVQSLSDAVTILEQRLSILEEELRK; encoded by the exons ATGATCAGAACTGCTTGCGATCCTACAATAGAAAAACACTTTAAAGGCCATGAAAATACTATCACAAGCTTATGTTTCCATCCTGAAACTACTCAATTAGTATCAAGTAGTTCAgacaaaagtataatattatggAATTTGAAAGAGTCTGTAAGAGCTTGCAGATTCCTTGGGCATAAAGATGTAGTTTTTGATGTCACTTATGCACCATCAGGCGAAGTCATAGCTAGTGCTTCCAAAGATAGATCTGTTAGAATTTGGGTACCTAAAATAACAGGACAATGCTTAGATTTTAAAGCACATTCAGGAGCTGTTAGATCAGTACAATTTAGTCCAGATGGGGAAAAG ttAATTACTGCATCAGATGACAAAAGTGTTAAATTATGGATGGTATGTCAAAGAAGATTTCTTATGTCATTTACGTGTCACACAAGCTGGGTCAGATGTGCTAGATTTTCTTCTGATGGTAGACTTATAGTCTCTTGTAGTGatgataaaacaataaaattatgggATGTCACAAGTGGACAATGTATTAGAACCTTTAATGATGTAAAAG CTTATTCTACACATGTGGAATTTCACCCAAGTGGTTCTGTTATTGGATCAGCAAACATAATTGGCTGTGTGAAATTATATGATGTACGTACTGCTTCTTTATATCAACATTATGCAACTCATAAAGATTCagtaaatatgataaaatttcatccaAAAGGAAACTTCATATTAACTGCATCTGATGATTCAACAATGAAG GTTTTAGATTTGTTAGAGGGTCGCCCAATTTATACACTTAAAGGTCATGCAAACGGTACTAGTGTAACATCAGTAACATTCTCTTCTAATGGAGAATTTTTTGCCTCTGGTGGTACAGATCATCAATTATTAATGTGGAAAACAAATTTTGATAAAGATGATGTTGCTAGAAAAATGTCTCGGCATTTAGTTTCACCTGTTAAAGAATCAGAATCAAAtatgaaggaagaaaaatcacATAAAGATGATGATATATCTGGAGGAGAGGAAGAAGTAGAA tcaTTACATGAGAAATTTGatactataaatttaaaaaatggaagacTTCGTTGTGAAGTACCAGATACTGGAGTATTAGATGgcaatatagaatataaagtcaTAAATATGAGAAATCAAAGACCTTTTGAAGAAGGGCGTATTGTGAATATATCACACTTATCTAAAGAATCACCTGGTACATGTTCTAGTAAAATAGTAGATGCACTTAATGAGCAAGTACAATCTTTAAGTGATGCTGTTACCATTTTAGAACAACGTTTGTCAATACTAGAAGaggaattaagaaaataa
- the LOC132907872 gene encoding POC1 centriolar protein homolog A isoform X2: MIRTACDPTIEKHFKGHENTITSLCFHPETTQLVSSSSDKSIILWNLKESVRACRFLGHKDVVFDVTYAPSGEVIASASKDRSVRIWVPKITGQCLDFKAHSGAVRSVQFSPDGEKLITASDDKSVKLWMVCQRRFLMSFTCHTSWVRCARFSSDGRLIVSCSDDKTIKLWDVTSGQCIRTFNDVKAYSTHVEFHPSGSVIGSANIIGCVKLYDGNFILTASDDSTMKVLDLLEGRPIYTLKGHANGTSVTSVTFSSNGEFFASGGTDHQLLMWKTNFDKDDVARKMSRHLVSPVKESESNMKEEKSHKDDDISGGEEEVESLHEKFDTINLKNGRLRCEVPDTGVLDGNIEYKVINMRNQRPFEEGRIVNISHLSKESPGTCSSKIVDALNEQVQSLSDAVTILEQRLSILEEELRK; encoded by the exons ATGATCAGAACTGCTTGCGATCCTACAATAGAAAAACACTTTAAAGGCCATGAAAATACTATCACAAGCTTATGTTTCCATCCTGAAACTACTCAATTAGTATCAAGTAGTTCAgacaaaagtataatattatggAATTTGAAAGAGTCTGTAAGAGCTTGCAGATTCCTTGGGCATAAAGATGTAGTTTTTGATGTCACTTATGCACCATCAGGCGAAGTCATAGCTAGTGCTTCCAAAGATAGATCTGTTAGAATTTGGGTACCTAAAATAACAGGACAATGCTTAGATTTTAAAGCACATTCAGGAGCTGTTAGATCAGTACAATTTAGTCCAGATGGGGAAAAG ttAATTACTGCATCAGATGACAAAAGTGTTAAATTATGGATGGTATGTCAAAGAAGATTTCTTATGTCATTTACGTGTCACACAAGCTGGGTCAGATGTGCTAGATTTTCTTCTGATGGTAGACTTATAGTCTCTTGTAGTGatgataaaacaataaaattatgggATGTCACAAGTGGACAATGTATTAGAACCTTTAATGATGTAAAAG CTTATTCTACACATGTGGAATTTCACCCAAGTGGTTCTGTTATTGGATCAGCAAACATAATTGGCTGTGTGAAATTATATGAT GGAAACTTCATATTAACTGCATCTGATGATTCAACAATGAAG GTTTTAGATTTGTTAGAGGGTCGCCCAATTTATACACTTAAAGGTCATGCAAACGGTACTAGTGTAACATCAGTAACATTCTCTTCTAATGGAGAATTTTTTGCCTCTGGTGGTACAGATCATCAATTATTAATGTGGAAAACAAATTTTGATAAAGATGATGTTGCTAGAAAAATGTCTCGGCATTTAGTTTCACCTGTTAAAGAATCAGAATCAAAtatgaaggaagaaaaatcacATAAAGATGATGATATATCTGGAGGAGAGGAAGAAGTAGAA tcaTTACATGAGAAATTTGatactataaatttaaaaaatggaagacTTCGTTGTGAAGTACCAGATACTGGAGTATTAGATGgcaatatagaatataaagtcaTAAATATGAGAAATCAAAGACCTTTTGAAGAAGGGCGTATTGTGAATATATCACACTTATCTAAAGAATCACCTGGTACATGTTCTAGTAAAATAGTAGATGCACTTAATGAGCAAGTACAATCTTTAAGTGATGCTGTTACCATTTTAGAACAACGTTTGTCAATACTAGAAGaggaattaagaaaataa
- the LOC132907867 gene encoding caprin homolog, whose translation MPSANPKLEKQASTETVEPIRQAIIVIEHKIRNLEKRKGKLESYRDLQKNGRELNADQKTAVAKYDEVLQTLDITKELYKQIVGIAHDAVKQQKKLARKEAIERMQQDIAKVREVLLIQDALMNMGTESVREDFLAGKNGAVKLSEEDLKYLDSLYNEVMMKHHREESEPTFLQQVQKVAEHYVAIVDGKQREVVGTTYNKLKEIITSINQCGYFDQVHETEAVVEEVTEAVAETQISETPVQDQVNEEYNTNDRHIPPESMIPIPNFPVQVAPLPVVSGTTPVSGPIPVVAQPIPHPAAPVETSYYTNATGFVPQPQPQQQAQQTQQQQPQAPRINDVIGTPNFFFLQESELDSPDVTSQAPIVSHIPAAVNAPIPSQTFTNQNFANAPVVAQPVIYQHQPPQDMSHIPGFANPNPPPPIPMPPSHQQPNMQYSPQHPTNFQQQPQQQQQQQQPQQQAPSQQITQQAQNQNFEHQQESQQQPAEEKVEENQDETTTAPESEIEQPTESVDWCQMTETNDWNQTDQSQQSAQDSQQTQQQTSQQTWGDQQRSGYRGRGGRRGNSNGYNGRGRGGYQQNGRGGQGTYYRNDSNYQNGYQQRSWGNSEGNSGYNSGYKRGGGGSRGGGPRGERGMDRGGRGQFRGQRGGNRGGYAPRGKPHTQQ comes from the exons ATGCCTTCTGCCAACCCTAAACTAGAAAAACAGGCCTCTACGGAGACCGTAGAACCTATACGCCAAGCAATTATCGTTATCGAGCATAAGATACGGAATCTTGAAAAGCGTAAG GGAAAATTAGAATCATATAGGGATCTGCAGAAGAATGGAAGGGAACTAAATGCAGATCAGAAAACAGCAGTAGCCAAATATGACGAAGTATTACAAACATTGGATATTACGAAGGAACTGTATAAGCAAATTGTTGGAATTGCACATGATGCAGTCAAACAGCAAAAGAAGTTGGCAAGGAAGGAAGCAATTGAAAGAATGCAACAAGATATTGCAAAG GTGAGAGAAGTTCTTCTTATACAAGATGCACTAATGAACATGGGTACAGAATCTGTTAGAGAAGATTTTCTTGCTGGAAAAAATGGTGCTGTAAAATTATCAGAAGAGGATTTAAAATACTTGGACAGCTTGTACAATGAAGTTATGATGAAACATCATAGAGAAGAGAGTGAACCAACATTCCTCCAACAAGTGCAAAAAGTAGCAGAACATTATGTAGCCATTGTTGATGGAAAACAAAGAGAGGTTGTTGGTACAACTTACAACAAACtaaaggaaattattacttCCATTAATCAGTGTGGCTATTTTGATCAAGTTCATGAAACTGAAGCTGTAGTAGAAGAA GTTACAGAGGCAGTTGCAGAAACACAAATATCAGAAACACCTGTACAAGACCAAGTCAATGAAGAATATAATACCAATGACAGACACATTCCACCTGAATCCATGATTCCAATTCCTAACTTCCCAGTACAAGTCGCTCCTCTCCCTGTTGTTTCTGGCACTACACCAGTTTCTGGCCCCATTCCTGTAGTTGCACAACCCATTCCACATCCAGCTGCACCAGTTGAAACATCTTACTACACAAATGCAACAGGATTTGTTCCACAACCGCAACCACAACAGCAAGCCCAACAAACTcaacaacaacaaccacaaGCTCCTAGAATTAATGACGTTATAGGCACaccaaatttctttttcttgcaaGAATCCGAACTTGATTCACCAGATGTTACATCACAAGCACCGATTGTTTCACACATTCCTGCTGCTGTTAATGCACCTATTCCTTCACaaacatttacaaatcaaAACTTTGCAAATGCACCGGTAGTAGCACAACCAGTCATATATCAACATCAACCACCACAGGATATGTCCCACATTCCTGGATTTGCTAATCCTAACCCACCTCCACCTATTCCAATGCCACCCTCTCATCAGCAACCAAATATGCAGTATAGTCCTCAGCATCCTACCAATTTTCAACAGCAACcccagcaacagcagcagcagcaacaaccacaacaacaaGCTCCTTCACAACAGATAACACAACAAGCGCAAAACCAAAATTTTGAGCATCAACAAGAAAGCCAACAACAACCTGCTGAA GAAAAAGTTGAAGAAAATCAAGATGAAACAACAACAGCACCAGAATCAGAAATTGAACAACCTACTGAATCTGTTGATTGGTGCCAGATGACTGAAACTAACGATTGGAATCAAACAGATCAATCACAACAATCTGCTCAAGATTCACAACAGACACAGCAACAAACATCTCAGCAAACTTGGGGTGATCAACAACGTAGTGGGTATAGAGGTAGGGGTGGAAGAAGAGGCAATTCTAATGGTTATAATGGAAGAGGTAGGGGCGGTTATCAACAAAATGGACGCGGAGGACaag GAACATACTATCGTAATGATAGTAACTATCAAAATGGTTATCAACAACGATCCTGGGGGAATAGCGAGGGAAATAGCGGTTACAATTCTGGTTATAAAAGAGGTGGTGGTGGATCAAGAGGTGGAGGTCCACGAGGTGAGCGTGGTATGGATAGAGGTGGTCGAGGACAGTTTCGCGGCCAAAGGGGTGGGAATCGAGGCGGTTATGCGCCTCGTGGTAAACCCCATACGCAGCAGTAA